A window of Daucus carota subsp. sativus chromosome 2, DH1 v3.0, whole genome shotgun sequence genomic DNA:
atattttcaattttaccttcaaaaaataactaaattttagaccaattaGTAATGAGTTTTGGGACATATGCACATTTTTCtccacataaataaattaaactaaCCGGATAATCACTTAAAGCGGTCAAAAAGTGAGTTGGTCCTACATTCAAACATCCCGAGAGGCGAGAACAAGTTAGAAATGTTTAAACAAAAGTGTGCGTAAGAGAGATATACAAGCGATGTATATATAACTCAAAATTACACCTGTACTTCGATCTCTTCTTCTCTTCTGGACAATCTGCAATTTATTCGGAAGGTGCGTCTATATCAATTTCTTCATATGAATTTCTTCTTTTAGGATTAAATTATTCTGATCTTAACTTCATTTACTCTGTGTTTTCATGCAAATATAAGAATATGTATCAACTGtttatgtttttctttctttaatcagtaaaatttttattttcgtatGGGTATGTTAGATAGTTGAAAATTTGATTTCATTGCGTGTTTTTGATGTTGGGTTCTTTTGATTGTGTACTGAAAAGGGCTCTTTAATTGTGTTTAGATATAATAATTTGCAGTAGTTTGTTTCATACAGTATATACTTGAAGGAATCTGTCATTAGCGGTGATTGTTTTAACCATCTCCTCGTTTTTTTTGGCTGAAAAGTGAAAATGCGCGGATAGAGTGTGACCCTGTATTCACATAGATAAAATTATGTGTTAATAATTGGTGATTAGACACAgggaaatttgcaaaaatacccgTCTTTTTaaacttataatataaaatacggtcgaagttgcaaatgaggttctAATGCTGGTTGAAaacagttgcatatatggtaactgcagttgcaaacgaggttgcatatatgattgcaccgtatttttgaaaaaaaattgcaacTTGGTATTTTTGAGAAAGCCCTTAAAAAAATGACAGCTAGTTGTGTCTATCACTTGCTAGAAATCCCTTGATATACTTGAATAACTTTTGTCCTTGGAGCCTGAATGAGTGGTGAATAAATGTCTGATTTAAATGCTAGTCTGATGTTTTTGTTTATGGAATTATGGGTGTGTAAGATATGAAGAAATTGCATAAAAGAAGGATTCAATCCCCCCTTGTAATCGGTAAAAGAAAACAGGGACATCTTAAATTAATAGCGGGGGACTTATGGACTTTGTATGATTAGAGGGTGGCCATTACCATGGTTTTTGGTTCATGGGTTTTAATGTTTGGAAAATACTCTTCTTTTGTATATGCAAGAGATATGGTTTCTCAAACTTAAattattgtaatattttaatcaaatttaaattttgtatgtGTATCTCAGATAATTATGTTTGCTTTTGAATATTCTGATGTTGATTTGGATATTAAAAACCTTGGGATATGACTTTGATCAGGAATTTGACTAAGGACAACCTTTTGGATGTTCACAACTGATCTCTGATTCTCTATAAGCTTTATGGCTAAAATTAAACCTCAAGCTCTACTGCAGCAAAGCAAGAAAAAGAAGGGGCCTAGAAATATTAGTGTGTCTACAGTTGTGCTCTATGGCGTACTTGTCGTTTTATTGGTGTTCTTCGTGTTAGCCTCATACAGACATGTGACTGAAAGGTTTGTGAATCTATTTTTGGTTGTATATtacaatttttgtttttgtaaaaCAAAACTGGGTAACTATAACATGTTCAATCTTTTTCGCTTTTCCTCTTTTTAAACAATCCCTAAACTGTCACAATCTGTAAGATGTTTTTCGGTCAAGTAGTTTGGATTGCATATATTGAAACAAATGACAATGTATATTAAAACCCTCCATCTTTGGAGCTTGTTTATAAAACTTTGCAAGTTAATGCATATCAACAACTCTTGAAAAAtagcaaataaaaaatttcagagTAAAAAACTTGGGACATAAACTTGAAAAGTCAAGGAAACAATGTGTATATTACAATCGTAGCTTTGTTTTGCAAGCCATTTGGAGCATTGGACAGTGTGTCTGGGACTCAGAATTGCAACTATAACAGTCTATAAGTAATGTTGgctataaaattaatttactgGAAGTATATAATCTGTAATGTTAACTATTTTGTTAAACCATACAGGGACTCCTGTTTTGCAGTTATCATTATGACTGCAATATGATAAGTTATGAACTCCTATTATTGCAACCCTGCCACCACATTATGATGATGTTATGACTTTTATTGTAGTTGTCAACTACTAGGTATAGTAATCTATTTATACAAATCACGTGCTCATTGTAtgatagtttttatatttaatatatatatgttgaattGAATTTGCGGTAATATCAATAAGCAAACACATATTTCTAACATCTTATTGTGTGGTGCTATCCTTTATCAGTTCTCCTACTGTATTGTGGTACATCCAAGTCACCCTGCTAGATAGGTTACATTTGAAAGGCAATATTGATGTTAACATTTGAAGGATTCCAGCGTTACTCAAACAACCTAGCTTTAGTCCTGATTTCTGAAAAGCTGTAATTAGATATTTTTGAACTAAAAACCTGGCTATTTGTTTTGGCTTACAAGAATCTCTTTTTGACATTTGCCAAGGTCAAGGGTTCAGACAAAAGATGGTTTACCAATACGTaaggtaaatattttttttgtttctcaaTGATATATGCTCTTACGTCTTCATCAAGTCAATTGCCGCTGCTCAtgctttttcattttcattttcaagAATTTAGGTGCTTATGGTGGTTCCAAGAAATCAGATTTTCCTAGATACGCAGTAAGAGTTTAGATATATTAcgtaatttgtattatatatacatatagttgCTTGAAAAATGGCTCCTACCTGTAAACTGATTCTTGCAGTGTTTGTTTATTGTATTTTGTAATTTGAAATGCATCTTCCTTAAttcttgaaaacaaattttatcaTAGATGCTGCAATTATTGGAACAATATATCACCGAAACTGATTGACTATTAAAATAAGTACTTTTTCCAAATCTTTACTGTTACCTTTTTTTCCTGTGACTGATtaagctctttttttttttcaagtttcataattttatctTCTTAACTGTCTATCGTAATTTGACATAAACAGATTTTCAATACTTCTAAGGGTATGATCTCTGTGGAACTATACAAGGATGGTGTTCCTGATGTTGTTAATGAATTTATTGATGCTTGGTGAGTATGTCCATCTCTTTCATCTATGTTACAGTGAACCTAAAGTTAACTGTTTATGGGGAGTGCCTTGTCAGATATCAGCAAATTCTCTGTTTGAATTTCAAGTTGTTATTCTAGTTCTTTTTTAACTGACATTACTTCTCTTATTTGGAAGTTATAAATCTtctaaaccttttttttttaatgtgaaAAATCTGCTGAACTTAAAAAATGTTTTGTATGTACTCTGAAAGACCCTTCCAATAGAGAATAGAATGTTTCCGCTTCCAAGCATTCTGACCTTTTTTATCCACTATTTTCAATATAAATACGAGCTTGCCCTCATCTATTCAGTTAACAATGTTGCTACAGGTGCAGTATGCTAACATTTGTTATCTGACAATAGTGTGACTTAGTCTGATTAATCAAGTAAAGTCTATTAGTTGATTCATTGACCTTCTTTATAGCAGTATGATATGAGGAATATTTTCTGCAATTTATTATGGTTGATATGTTTTGAACACCAGGAGAGTGCAGATCATCCTTCAATAATACGTTGTGGTTGCAAGTATTGATAGATAATATGTTATGCTGatgtatatacatgtatatacttACGAAGTGATTGTTCCCAAGATGAACTTTTGTTATTGTTAAACATCTATCATATAGAAGCtgattgtatcttcattatgCAATATCCTTTGTGTACGATATTAAGCTCTTGGAGCAACCCAGGCCCTTTTACAGTAGATTGACATaaagtcaaatatatttttcagtcaGATGGGACAATTAAAAGGGATGCAATTTCACCGTGTAATCAAGAATTTTGTAATACAAGGTGGTGATTTTGACAATGAAATTACAGAAGAATGGACATCAAAGGGAAAACACTACGACCAACTGGATACAAGGTTTTTCTTATTCTCCTTACACCCACTGCTTTGATTAAAAACCTAGTATGGTGATCCTGATCTTTTTATTGGTATCTAGCGTGAAGCATGAAGCATTTATGATATGTACTTCTAAGGGAAAACGTGACAAAGAAGGGTTTGAGCTATTTATAACTACCGCCCCAATTCCGGATCTAAATAAGAAGCTTCACGTGTTTGGTCGTGTTATCAAAGGAGAAGACGTTGTTCAGGTGATAACTTAATCAAAAAATACCATTTCTTTCATAAATTTTCACCATTCCTTTGATGATGTACTCTGTAGTCTGATTTTTGATATGTTGTTCTATATGAGAAGGTAGAGGTCAACTTTGGCCTTTTAATGGTACTTGCAGTTAATATACAGTGTAACTTGTTGCTGGCTGTTTTGGTCAAAACAGGTTATGTGATTTGATGCATATGCAACACGGTCACCTGTTGAATACACAAGTGCCATGACAAAGCCTAGGATGCATGACGCTATGTTTAAGAAATTAGCCTACAGTTTTGCTAGTTCTATGTCTTGTTAATTGTTATACAGTATTTAGTTTATCTTGGGAATGCGTTAATATGCTATTACTGTTCGTCTCATCATGCTTGCAACGGATATGTTACTTTTGTACTTCAAAGTGGGAGGATGTAGACTCTAATGCTTGCAAATTGCAATATTTGTGAACGTTGCATGTCCTCTTTGGTAGATAAAAAGAATCAGCTTTGAACTTCATGTTATCATGGTTCTCGTGTTAATGAGTACTTTTGCTAATGCTGGTGCTTTTGGCTGCAATATGGTCTCAGGAAATTGAAGAAGTTGACACAGATGAACATTTTCGACCCAAATCTTGGATAGGGATCACTGATGTGACATTGGAGCGGAAGATCTAAAGCTTGTATTTGCATAGTCAGATTTATATATTGAGCAGGCATATACATATGGTATTCTATCTATTCTCAAAATTTACCAGTGTCCAGCATTTTTACTGTATTTGCACTACTGACAAGTATATGTAACAGTGTAGAACTTTTGAAGCAATTTCATTTGGTTTGAAAATTTATGTAGTTCAAATGTTAGCTTATATACGCTAATATGTATAAGTTTCTATTTTAACTTGTATTAACAAGTCTTCTAAATAAAAACctacaaataaaacatatttacatatatcgTAAACATACTACTCCCGGTTTCGATGATAattaatacatattatattttatcatatcttatttgtttgtttggtcTTGGTCTCATAAGTTTATACTTTTTCAGTctcattctttttttatttctttattgcAAAAAAGTTGTCCACGTTATGTTAATATGaatatgttaaatttgttggtttttttaaaaaaacagaaaaaaaaaatgattaacataatttatatattgcgattgaacatataatttatttattataattaaataaaatggagGCTCTAACAGAACAAGGAGATGGAATATATGATTGCTTCCACCAATGTTCATTAGAATTTTATTACACCACGGAATTATACTCTTtattaataattgaaaaaaaaattcactcaAAACACCTATATTTAGGGTTAATCACTAATTAATTTGAACAATTAATCTAAAACGAATTCTATcaattacataaaatttaagtgTTTGGGACAGTGTATTTGCTAGTGCTGATATAAGTTACAAATTGACTGAGAAAACAAATATTGATTTaactcaaaatttatatattcactAATTATGCAATATATAGTACAATCATATTCGAATCAGCAAAACGTTATTCGAGAAAACTTCAGGCGATCACTTTCCCGAAAGCAAACGTTATTTTGGTCTTGAGAATTTTGGTAATACTTGCTATTGCAACTCTGTTTTTCAGAATCTCTTCGTTCTTTTGTTTATTACTTCcattttctgatttattttgagtggaattgcgAAAAGTGTTgactttaatcttgtttgtttgtttaatccttgtgttttgtttggtttcggTGTTTTTGGCCATTTTTCGTGTTACAAATGAGACGTTTCATTGTTCGTTTCGCATACGACGAGGCAACTTGACCGATAACATAGCGGTGGAGGCCGATGATGGCGGCGACGGCGGTTTCAGGACGGGATCCAGTTTCAGAAAGGAAAGcactaattgtgccttaattgaaggCATAAATTGTGCCTCGTAATTGAGGCTCGTAATTGTGCCTCGGGGCGTTAATTTTGCCTCgtaattgagggcgttaattgtgcctatttattgagggcgtaaattgtgcctctttattgagagcgttaattgtgccttaattaaggacattaatatcttattattatgccttaattaagagcttaattgtctcaatcatgagttatcatgattgtgggaatattttatttaatctgttaaatatatcgacttatattcttcttgtttctcttgttttattattttcaggattcttggaagaagaccgggttttcttttcggacattaaagttttattgtctaaatttccccggtcatcttgcatgtccgacggttagataataagctttcttgaatgaaagaattgtcacggtgaattgccgatgctcgttgagatttattctcattttcaaaaaaaaaaaaaaaaaaatattcgaaTCAGCAAAACTGCAAATACAAGTCTGCTTCCTATCCAACGTATCCTTCTTAAATACATTTGAGTGGCTGTGCGCCTGTGCCCCCTCCCCTTACAGTGAACTGGCTATGCCCTCGTCTAAGTCTAATGAGCACAGTATTACAGGGGGAGCATGGCACAATAACATCTaagtaaaataattaaacaaattttagGAATTTAACATTTCTGACCGGCCAGTTGGCTTTGACTTGGGACTGGAATCACTTCAGCGCTGCAAGCCTCCTTTCCCACTTCAGTGCCACAAGCCTCCTTTCCCTTTCCcttctgctgctgctgctgcattAGAATGTGTAGAGAGACAAgatgaagagagagaaaataaggAAGGAAGAGAAGAAAATAAGGAAGCACATATCTGATACCTCTTTATATTTTCGAGCAGTATGTGGAGAGCTTTTAGCCTGAGGGGATGCAGTAATTACAATGCTGGTCAAGCTATTATTAGGAAGATCTGGTTCACAAGGTGGCACAATTCTGCACAGTTCGTGAACATGTTCATTGCTCTGGTGCACAGGAAATTCTAGAATAGTTGAAGCAGAACAAGGAGGTAAGTGTGCGTTTTGATCTCCACAACCAATTCCGGCCGTCTTTACAGGCAAACAATTCAGTACAAGTGTACGTGCAGCGTCAGCAAGCTGCTGGCCAGAGATAGCTCCTTTAGGAATTTGCAAGAGTAGAGGTTTATTGATGAACAATTGCCTGAACAGTGACAGCATATCAATCCAAATACTTTAATGGCTGAATATGAACATCACCAAAACTCCAAAAGCAAGACATAATAATCAAAGAACACAGAAAATACGTAGGctcacttttttattttctgaGAATTATTTCCAGAATCTTCATGCCACAAAACAGGTTCCTTTTTTAAGTCCCCAATTGTGACGGTCTGCAAGAAGTCAAGAAAAATCAGACTACCACTAAAGCAAACACTAGATTAACTTCAAGAAGTATACCCAGTTAtattacattatttttatattttaattaaatgtatgaaaaacaataataaaggaatgaatttttaaaataataatattaaccaatattataaattacaaaatgatatatttcaccaaagaaacttttaaaataataactttaacTACTtggtcaaagcacctaaaaCGTGTCTAAAAAGTCGAGCGACGTAAAAAAGGGAGACAGCATTACACATAGACAAGCAGGCAGCTTCTAAATCTTTGGTGAGAACTGCTTGGAGGGTGCGCAGCTTACTATTCATACTAAATAGATCCAAGCCTACTCTAGTTAGAtccattttgttttaaaaaaagattGAAACACAGTTGAGGGGAGATATCTGGGACAGTGGGCTCATAGTACCTGCTAGCACAGGTATGCGCCTTGATGCTGAGACTCAGGCATTACTCAATAAAGAAGCAAGGGTTACAGACTATGATGTCCTATGTATAATAAATCGACAGTGGGCTCATAGTACCTGCTAGCACAGGTATGCGCCTTGATGCTGAGACTCAGGCATTACTCAATAAAGGTGCAAGGGTTACAGACTATGAAGTCCTATGTATAATAAATCGAATCTACTTTCCTTATCAAATTCAAATACAAAAAAGATGAAATAACATTAATTTTCGTAACCAAATAATTCTCAGCTCTAATAATAACACCGATAATGTCCTGtttctattaatattttaaatactgGGCTTCCAAAGCCATCTGTATTGCTCCCAAATACTTTCTTTCGGCTTTTTGAGCCATTATCCTGTATTAAATTGccatgtaagagcatctccaaccctacaaaccccttagctaaaagtctaAGTGGTCATaccaagaataaaaattatagataatatgTATTGATTTCACCACTCCAATTGTACAAAACCCTTGTCTATAGTTATAGCCAACCTCttgatgttggctatatttgtcgaacatcTAGAGATCTGTAGTGAAATATCACATCATATGTTgccattttaaataatatattctattaataacaacttgaaatactggtaacataatatttttaagatatagccaaccattatagTCATTTCCATCATAGCACAATATCTTacagattcaacaaattttacacaatCTCTtataggtccaatttagccaacagcctCTAACCCATGTTCTTAAGCATTGCTTAGTTGATACTGCTTTGGTTTAAGTTGGTATGTGCAATTCTCACACAGGCCATACACCATAAAAAGTCTTCAAGTTACTAATTTTTTTGACCAAACATTACATACCCATGAAGTTGGCATGTGCAATTTTCAGATACACCACAAAAAGTAATCTCGAAAGTGCAATTTTCTTTACCAAACATATCGCATACATAGTATATATCCCACTTAAAAATAGCA
This region includes:
- the LOC108208004 gene encoding peptidyl-prolyl cis-trans isomerase CYP21-4 isoform X1; translated protein: MAKIKPQALLQQSKKKKGPRNISVSTVVLYGVLVVLLVFFVLASYRHVTERSRVQTKDGLPIRKNLGAYGGSKKSDFPRYAIFNTSKGMISVELYKDGVPDVVNEFIDACQMGQLKGMQFHRVIKNFVIQGGDFDNEITEEWTSKGKHYDQLDTSVKHEAFMICTSKGKRDKEGFELFITTAPIPDLNKKLHVFGRVIKGEDVVQEIEEVDTDEHFRPKSWIGITDVTLERKI
- the LOC108208004 gene encoding peptidyl-prolyl cis-trans isomerase CYP21-4 isoform X2, with product MAKIKPQALLQQSKKKKGPRNISVSTVVLYGVLVVLLVFFVLASYRHVTERVQTKDGLPIRKNLGAYGGSKKSDFPRYAIFNTSKGMISVELYKDGVPDVVNEFIDACQMGQLKGMQFHRVIKNFVIQGGDFDNEITEEWTSKGKHYDQLDTSVKHEAFMICTSKGKRDKEGFELFITTAPIPDLNKKLHVFGRVIKGEDVVQEIEEVDTDEHFRPKSWIGITDVTLERKI